The following DNA comes from Venenivibrio stagnispumantis.
ATTTCTGTATGCCATGCGGATTTTTGCAAAGATTTATCTAAATCAAAATTGGCTAATCTATTGCTAACTGCAAGTAATGAATGTTTTTGGTCTTCTCCTTCGCTAAGGATAAGAGAAGCTATCATTGTATCAAATACAATTGTTGGAAAAATATTCAGATTTGTTTTTAAAAATTTAATATCAAATTTTAAGTTATGTCCTATTATTCCTTTTGTTTCTAAAATCTCTTTTAGCTTTTGATTTATATCATCTATCTTAAATAAATCAAATATAAAAATATCTTTTTCTGTTCCTATCTGTATTAATCTTATTTTATCATTGAAAAAATCTATTTTTTCAAAATCTTTTACGGCTACTTCTGTATCAAGATATAAGTATCTCTCATTTTTTAGATTCTCTAATACTTCCTCTGCTTCTTTTATCTCTGTTATATATTTAAAATTCAACTTTTATATTTTACCTCTTAATACTGATTAATTATTTCTGTTAATTTACCTTTTAAACCATTTATAAATTCTATCTCATCATCAAAATTATATATTTCTACTATATTTTTTCCATTTTGATAAATATATATTTTTTTATGAGCCGGATTGATTATGATTAATCTTTCCGTTCCTATCTTAAAATAATCTTCTATCTTTTCTTCTATTTCTGAGATTGTATTACTCGGGAAAAGAATTTCTATTATTAAATTTGGTGGTAGCTCTAATATGCCGGTAGGTTTTTCCGGTGCTTTATCTTTTGAGATATAAATAATATCAGCTCCTCTTATTCTAAGGGGATTTTTCTGTATTAATATTCCAACTTCTCCAACAGCTACATATCCTTTATCTTTTAAATGTTTATTTAAAAACATACCAATACTTAATTCTAAACTTCCATGCTCAAATCCTGTTGGAGCTAAATTCACAACCTCTCCATCAATTATTTCATAAAATCCTTTCGGTAATTTATCTATATCTTCATAACTATATACTTTTTTCTCTGATAATACCGGCATTATAAATACCTCTTAATACTGATTAATTATCTTTTGAATATCTATTAAAACTGCTCCTTTTGAAAGCATAAGATTTATGGCTTTTTTGCTATCATCAGGATTAATATCTACACCTTTAATTGCATCGGATAATAAAAATACTTGATAGCCAAGATTTATAGCACCAAGAACCGTATTTTTTACACAATAATCTGTAGCAACTCCACCGACAAAAACTCTCTTTATTCCTCTTTCTTTTAATAAATCATTTAAAACTGTGCCTTGAAACCCGGAGTAAGCATCAAAATCTTTACTTGTTCCGTCCCATCTATCCATATCCATAATTTCGTTTATCTATCCATTTGATTAGTCTTTTGA
Coding sequences within:
- a CDS encoding Uma2 family endonuclease; translation: MPVLSEKKVYSYEDIDKLPKGFYEIIDGEVVNLAPTGFEHGSLELSIGMFLNKHLKDKGYVAVGEVGILIQKNPLRIRGADIIYISKDKAPEKPTGILELPPNLIIEILFPSNTISEIEEKIEDYFKIGTERLIIINPAHKKIYIYQNGKNIVEIYNFDDEIEFINGLKGKLTEIINQY